Proteins encoded in a region of the Populus nigra chromosome 3, ddPopNigr1.1, whole genome shotgun sequence genome:
- the LOC133687951 gene encoding putative disease resistance protein RGA3 translates to MAEGVLFSNAEEIIKKLGTLAAEDVALWWGLKDQLRKLTDTVTKIKAMVPDAEARKQNHEIEEWLKKLQEAVFDVEDVLDNFSTQVLRKQLMSGNGVSREVCAFFSRSNKFVYGLRMGHKVKALRERLHGFETESRGFNFDVRDEERASLTTVREQTTSPEPEVLVGRESDIAAVKRFLLDSNDLSYYSRAISIVGTAGLGKTTLAQHVFNDEQVDRHFGVKRWVSVSGGLDVRKILKGVVESDSDQLEILKNEIKNKFRGKKFLLVLDDVRDGEDGLNDKKWDSLMELLVCDKIVVTTRSHEIPKLISTITHVLEGLSVDESWDLFRRMAFCQGQESEHVDEKIKEEIVGRCCGVPLVIKAIARLLSLKDRAQWLSFILNELPYRISDDNIMQTLELSYGALPSYMKHCFAYCSLFSKNHEVDVRSLIQLWIAQGFISSSNSGDRCLESAGLRCFEDLLWRSFFHEVKRDDLGNIISCKMNSGMYDVAAKVGALESTKVDRGRNRISDSTRHVSLDMELNFPPQILIPLPSAKHLRTLILQSVEWGEGTWESICRDFRRLRVLVLPNLTIRKVSPLIEKLKHLRYLDLSNNHMEALPYSITNLINLQVLKLNRCKNLKKLPRDINKLINLRHLDLGLCRSLEYMPLGIGKLTYLQTLSYFVVAKNSSHMSKNIGGLDEFSGLNELTIEWEWDDGSDSDTYWYDKMLLSLQPNSNLQELRLIEHGGVSFPSSLSHLSNLVRIRLEKCRRLEHIPPLDGILSLEVLLIEDMERLEYIDSEGVGGKGVSMFFPSLKKLVIKSCGRLKGWWKKSRDEMNDDSDESTIEEELIMLSFPRLSSLSIYKCPNLTSMPLFPTLIESLYLKKTSSMPLQQTMKMKSPVSSSSSSSFIHPLSKLKNLDIGSVGDMESLPKVGLQNLSSLQRLSINGCERLKSLPLPDQGMHSLQKLDISNCWELKCLSQSESQGMIPYLPSLRELRIYGCSEELSQRIIIRGGKEWPHIKHIPHIVIDGYNIQ, encoded by the coding sequence ATGGCTGAAGGTGTGCTCTTTAGTAATGCGGAGGAAATAATAAAGAAACTAGGTACCCTAGCTGCTGAGGACGTTGCACTGTGGTGGGGGCTCAAAGATCAATTAAGGAAGCTCACTGACACTGTGACCAAGATTAAGGCTATGGTTCCAGATGCTGAGGCTCGGAAACAGAATCATGAAATCGAAGAGTGGCTCAAGAAGCTGCAAGAAGCTGTATTTGATGTGGAGGATGTGCTGGACAATTTTTCAACACAAGTCCTGCGAAAACAGTTGATGTCTGGTAATGGAGTTTCGAGGGAGGTATGTGCTTTCTTCTCAAGATCAAACAAATTTGTGTATGGTTTACGAATGGGTCATAAAGTTAAAGCACTTAGGGAGAGACTACATGGCTTTGAAACTGAGAGTCGTGGATTTAACTTTGATGTTCGTGATGAGGAGAGAGCTTCTTTGACTACTGTCAGGGAGCAAACTACCTCCCCTGAACCTGAAGTTCTAGTTGGGAGAGAAAGTGACATAGCGGCAGTAAAACGTTTTCTGCTGGATTCCAATGATTTATCATACTACAGTCGTGCCATCTCCATAGTTGGAACAGCTGGGTTGGGGAAGACCACACTAGCTCAACATGTTTTCAATGATGAGCAAGTTGATAGGCACTTTGGTGTGAAACGCTGGGTAAGTGTGTCAGGTGGCTTAGATGTTAGAAAGATTCTCAAAGGGGTTGTAGAAAGTGATTCTGATCAGTTAGAGattctgaaaaatgaaattaaaaataaatttagaggaaaaaaatttcttcttgtATTAGATGACGTGAGGGATGGTGAGGATGgtctaaatgataaaaaatgggATAGTTTGATGGAGTTGTTAGTATGTGATAAGATAGTGGTAACTACACGTTCTCATGAAATTCCAAAACTCATAAGCACAATAACACATGTTTTAGAAGGTCTATCAGTAGATGAGTCATGGGATCTTTTTAGAAGAATGGCATTTTGTCAAGGTCAGGAGTCGGAGCAtgtagatgaaaaaattaaagaagagatCGTGGGTAGGTGTTGTGGAGTTCCTTTGGTCATAAAGGCAATCGCGAGGTTATTGTCTTTGAAAGATAGAGCCCAGTGGTTGTCCTTTATATTAAATGAACTTCCATATAGAATTAGTGATGATAACATCATGCAGACCCTTGAGTTAAGCTATGGTGCTCTTCCATCGTACATGAAGCATTGTTTTGCCTACTGTAGCTTGTTTTCAAAAAACCATGAGGTAGATGTGAGATCATTGATTCAACTTTGGATTGCACAAGGGTTCATTAGCTCTTCAAATTCAGGTGATAGGTGTCTTGAAAGTGCTGGTCTTAGGTGCTTCGAGGATTTATTGTGGAGGTCATTCTTTCATGAAGTGAAAAGGGATGATTTGGGTAACATAATAAGTTGCAAAATGAATAGTGGTATGTATGATGTTGCAGCTAAAGTTGGTGCTCTTGAGAGCACCAAAGTGGATAGGGGAAGAAATAGGATTAGTGATTCGACTCGGCACGTGTCACTTGACATGGAATTGAATTTTCCACCACAAATTCTAATTCCGTTGCCTAGTGCAAAACATCTAAGAACACTTATATTGCAAAGTGTCGAATGGGGTGAGGGGACATGGGAGTCAATTTGTCGAGACTTCAGGCGTTTACGTGTGCTTGTTTTGCCTAATTTAACAATTAGAAAAGTGTCACCTCTCATTGAAAAGCTCAAGCACCTTAGATATCTTGATCTTTCTAATAATCACATGGAGGCACTTCCTTATTCTATCACCAATCTGATAAATTTGCAAGTGCTCAAGCTCAATAGATGTAAGAACCTTAAAAAACTACCGAGAGATATCAATAAGCTTATTAATCTGAGGCATCTTGATCTTGGTTTATGTCGAAGTTTGGAGTACATGCCTCTTGGGATTGGGAAATTAACTTATCTACAAACTTTGTCGTATTTTGTGGTTGCAAAAAATAGTAGTCATATGTCCAAAAATATTGGTGGATTGGATGAGTTCAGTGGGCTAAATGAATTGACCATAGAGTGGGAGTGGGATGATGGTAGTGATTCAGATACTTATTGGTATGATAAAATGTTGCTAAGCCTCCAGCCAAACTCGAATCTTCAAGAGTTGAGATTGATAGAGCATGGAGGTGTGAGCTTTCCAAGTTCGCTTTCACATCTCTCAAATCTTGTAAGGATTCGTCTAGAAAAGTGTAGAAGACTTGAGCATATCCCTCCCTTAGATGGAATCCTTTCTCTTGAGGTATTGTTGATTGAAGATATGGAAAGATTGGAGTACATAGATAGTGAGGGGGTTGGAGGAAAAGGAGTGTCAATGTTTTTCCCATCTTTAAAGAAACTTGTGATCAAGAGTTGTGGTAGACTGAAGGGATGGTGGAAGAAGAGTAGAGATGAGATGAATGATGATAGTGATGAGTCAACAATAGAAGAAGAGTTGATAATGCTTTCTTTTCCACGTCTTTCTTCCTTGAGCATTTATAAGTGTCCAAATCTGACTTCAATGCCGTTGTTTCCAACTCTCATTGAAAGtctttatttgaagaaaaccaGTTCAATGCCGTTACAACAGACAATGAAGATGAAATCACcagtctcttcttcttcttcttcttcttttatccatCCTCTCTCCAAATTGAAGAATCTAGATATTGGTTCAGTTGGGGATATGGAGTCTCTTCCAAAAGTAGGGCTGCAAAATCTCTCTTCTCTTCAACGGCTATCGATCAATGGATGCGAAAGATTGAAGTCTCTGCCACTGCCTGATCAGGGGATGCATTCTCTTCAGAAATTAGATATCAGTAACTGCTGGGAATTAAAGTGTCTATCTCAATCTGAATCCCAAGGGATGATACCCTACCTTCCCTCTTTGCGggaattaagaatctatggttgCAGTGAGGAGTTGAgtcaaagaataataataagggGGGGAAAGGAGTGGCCTCACATTAAACACATTCCACATATTGTAATTGATGGCTATAACATTCAATAG
- the LOC133689507 gene encoding uncharacterized protein LOC133689507 gives MPSRYSCQDDQKMILAERVDESIPPESPYLSADWLATITLGILARSLGGSESEGTTSSATSIPAFWAPMLLVHLGGPDAITAYSIKDNELWSRHLLQLLTQLVVAFYASFRSWWSNDPLIYIVIPIFVSGVIKYGERVWVLWLASSNKFRYSPNTDSFYVLVKGNDEIPDARYIQEAHSLFQTLKLLFADYTVTYAAHRKSDALLRSKTGPEAFKLVEIELGFMFDLLFTKVITTVRWRLRIILRCINFLSSVSAVVAFSSMTRNSHTYTKIDIIKSYFLLIGAIVLEIYSAILMLFSDWAMLWLSKRRVWWSRRIYSSRLLSFLRSNRRWKASTAQSVIEEHRVSLCKYISKLFSTGHIQSWEDVGDDLKKFIFKSLLTMSSECSFQDDPIRILAARGGRALESYDCDRELGWSVEEKDFHESFLMWHMAVNTCFEQDSSIRCKISISLSRYMMYLWKDLPFMLPKQLGEPKYKQAVSDGYVKEGVGKLIASFKGLETEDGWSVERKWEIISDVLVEMLFHAASRCGWKEHAKALSQGGELITFVAVLMSHLGLHRQCMY, from the exons ATGCCTTCAAGATACAGTTGCCAAGATGATCAAAAGATGATATTGGCAGAGAGAG TCGACGAAAGTATACCGCCGGAATCTCCATATTTGTCGGCCGATTGGTTGGCGACTATTACTTTGGGTATTCTTGCTCGTAGCCTAGGGGGTTCAGAATCCGAAGGTACCACTTCCAGTGCAACCTCCATCCCGGCATTTTGGGCACCGATGCTCCTTGTACACCTTGGTGGCCCTGACGCTATTACTGCCTACTCAATCAAGGACAACGAATTGTGGTCGAGGCACTTGCTTCAGCTATTAACCCAGCTTGTGGTGGCCTTTTATGCGTCGTTTAGGTCATGGTGGAGCAATGATCCGCTCATATATATAGTCATTCCAATCTTTGTTTCTGGAGTTATCAAATATGGAGAGAGGGTTTGGGTCCTTTGGTTAGCAAGCTCCAACAAGTTTAGGTATTCCCCAAACACGGATAGTTTTTATGTACTAGTgaaaggcaatgatgaaataccAGACGCCAGATATATCCAAGAAGCTCATTCCTTGTTCCAAACTTTGAAGTTACTATTTGCTGATTACACTGTTACATATGCTGCTCATCGGAAGAGCGACGCTTTGTTGAGGAGCAAGACAGGCCCTGAAGCATTCAAATTGGTAGAAATTGAGTTGGGGTTCATGTTCGATTTACTTTTCACCAAGGTGATAACAACAGTTCGTTGGCGACTACGCATCATTCTCCGCTGCATCAACTTTCTGTCCTCTGTTTCTGCAGTAGTAGCATTCTCATCAATGACCAGAAACTCCCATACCTATactaaaattgatattattaaatcGTACTTTTTGCTGATCGGAGCTATTGTTCTGGAGATTTACTCGGCAATTTTGATGCTTTTCTCTGATTGGGCTATGCTTTGGCTTAGCAAGCGAAGGGTTTGGTGGTCTCGACGTATTTATTCTTCTCGGTTGCTATCGTTTCTTAGAAGTAACAGAAGGTGGAAAGCATCCACGGCACAGTCTGTTATAGAAGAACATCGAGTGAGTCTATGTAAATACATCTCAAAACTCTTCAGCACTGGCCACATTCAGAGCTGGGAGGATGTTGGTGATgatttaaagaaatttattttcaaaagtctCTTGACTATGAGTTCAGAATGCAGTTTCCAAGATGATCCGATTAGGATATTGGCAGCGAGAGGTGGCCGCGCACTCGAAAGTTATGATTGCGATAGAGAACTTGGCTGGTCTGTCGAAGAAAAAGACTTTCATGAAAGCTTCCTCATGTGGCACATGGCTGTTAATACTTGTTTCGAACAGGATTCTTCAATTCGTTGTAAAATAAGCATATCTTTATCTCGTTACATGATGTATCTATGGAAGGATTTGCCGTTTATGCTACCTAAACAGTTGGGAGAACCAAAGTATAAGCAAGCCGTTTCCGATGGATATGTGAAGGAAGGTGTTGGCAAGCTCATAGCTTCATTCAAGGGGCTGGAGACAGAGGATGGTTGGTCAGTTGAACGGAAATGGGAAATCATAAGTGACGTGTTGGTCGAGATGCTATTTCATGCTGCGAGTCGATGTGGATGGAAAGAGCATGCAAAAGCACTTAGTCAGGGAGGAGAGCTAATTACTTTTGTGGCCGTTCTAATGTCTCATCTTGGTCTCCATCGGCAGTGTATGTATTAG